Proteins from one Candidatus Rokuibacteriota bacterium genomic window:
- the gatA gene encoding Asp-tRNA(Asn)/Glu-tRNA(Gln) amidotransferase subunit GatA: protein MTDGTLSSLAGEIRAGRLSPVEATRGCLDRIARLDGRLRAFITVDHEGALERARALEADATAGRWRGPLHGVPLAFKDLCHVRGLPSSCGTKTPQYFFAEHECTAVRRLAAAGAVTLGKLNMAELAMGPFGDNAHHGDVQNPWRPGHCSGGSSSGSGAAVAAGLALGALGTDTGGSIRLPAGCCGIAGLKPTYGRVSRAGVMPLSWSMDHVGPMAPTVRDAALLLGVIAGPDPQDVTSSRRAVADYGQALTEPVAGLRVGVPENYYFRGLHPEMEAGVRRAVGVLQGLGAQVSEIRVPDPQLVTDVANIIARAEGATIHWRLLRERPQDLQPAVRARLELGVRIPAHDYLQALRLRARLAREFIREVFTEVDALAAPVIPEPAPALADVKAGTTGDVTARMREFSRLTRPWNGLGLPALSVPCGLSTAGLPLAFQIVGRPFDEATVLRLGHAYEQAAGWWRHRPTLD from the coding sequence GTGACCGACGGGACGCTGTCCTCGCTGGCCGGCGAGATCCGCGCCGGGCGGCTCTCCCCCGTGGAGGCGACGCGCGGGTGCCTCGACCGCATCGCGCGGCTCGACGGGCGGCTCCGCGCCTTCATCACGGTGGATCACGAGGGCGCCCTGGAGCGGGCGCGGGCCCTCGAGGCGGACGCCACCGCGGGGCGCTGGCGCGGCCCGCTTCACGGGGTGCCGCTGGCCTTCAAGGACCTCTGCCATGTCCGCGGCCTGCCCTCCTCCTGCGGGACGAAGACGCCGCAGTACTTCTTCGCCGAGCATGAGTGCACTGCCGTCCGCCGCCTGGCCGCGGCGGGGGCCGTGACGCTCGGCAAGCTCAACATGGCGGAGCTGGCCATGGGACCCTTCGGTGACAACGCCCACCACGGCGACGTCCAGAACCCGTGGCGCCCCGGGCACTGCTCGGGCGGCTCGTCGAGCGGCTCGGGCGCGGCGGTGGCCGCCGGCCTGGCGCTGGGCGCTCTCGGCACGGACACGGGCGGGTCCATCCGGCTGCCGGCGGGGTGCTGCGGCATCGCCGGGCTCAAGCCGACCTATGGCCGCGTGAGCCGCGCGGGGGTGATGCCGCTGTCCTGGTCCATGGACCACGTGGGCCCCATGGCGCCGACGGTGCGCGACGCGGCGCTCCTGCTCGGGGTCATCGCGGGACCCGACCCGCAGGATGTGACGTCGAGCCGCCGCGCCGTGGCCGACTACGGGCAGGCCCTGACCGAGCCCGTTGCCGGGCTTCGCGTCGGCGTCCCGGAGAACTACTACTTCCGCGGGCTCCACCCCGAGATGGAGGCCGGCGTGCGCCGCGCGGTGGGCGTGCTCCAGGGACTTGGCGCGCAGGTGTCGGAGATCCGCGTGCCGGACCCGCAGCTGGTCACGGACGTGGCCAACATCATCGCGCGCGCCGAGGGCGCCACGATCCACTGGCGCCTGCTGCGGGAGCGGCCGCAGGACCTCCAGCCGGCGGTGCGCGCCCGGCTCGAGCTGGGCGTGCGCATCCCGGCCCACGACTACCTCCAGGCCCTGCGCCTCCGCGCGCGACTGGCCCGCGAATTCATCCGCGAGGTGTTCACGGAGGTGGACGCGCTCGCGGCGCCCGTGATCCCGGAGCCCGCACCGGCTCTGGCGGATGTGAAGGCGGGCACCACCGGGGACGTGACGGCGCGCATGAGGGAGTTCTCGCGGCTGACCCGGCCCTGGAACGGCCTGGGGCTGCCGGCGCTGTCGGTCCCCTGCGGCCTCTCGACGGCGGGCCTGCCGCTGGCCTTCCAGATCGTGGGGCGCCCCTTCGACGAGGCGACGGTGCTCAGGCTGGGCCACGCCTACGAGCAGGCCGCCGGCTGGTGGAGACACCGCCCCACGCTCGACTGA
- a CDS encoding beta-ketoacyl-ACP synthase II, with product MPFYPILTSLETLAPKLFLLMVIRYVYLPSRPSGGTHPMRSKRRVVITGLGVVAPNGIGKDAFWENLIAGKSAVDWITSFDTTPYPCKVAAEVRDFRPEDFMTQKRARELWRFTQFAVAAARMAVQDAKLDITPVNSEKIGACFGTCLNGFEKVEESCGIVQREGYAGLDPFTCIKYSTHAPVSHVSIDLGIRGPAMTLASGCATGLDVIKWGCDRIADGTSNVIIAGSTEAPLNSLAFATFCAVGVLSKARHDALKASRPYDLNRDGLVLAEGAGAVVLESLESALDRGAPIYAEITGYGMTSEAAHVRKVDYAGATLARAIKKALASAGAGPADVDYINAHGNSMPDYDVSETNAFKAAFGPQVYSIPVSSIKSMIGQPIAASGILQAIATALTVSEGIIPPTINYATPDPQCDLDYVPNRSRVSRVNRAMANAHSVGGTHSVLILERPDS from the coding sequence GTGCCATTCTACCCGATACTTACGTCGCTGGAAACTTTGGCCCCCAAGTTGTTCTTGCTTATGGTAATAAGGTACGTCTATCTACCTTCCAGGCCCTCAGGGGGCACCCATCCGATGAGGAGCAAGCGTCGCGTCGTCATCACCGGCTTAGGCGTCGTCGCCCCCAACGGCATCGGCAAGGACGCCTTCTGGGAGAACCTGATCGCCGGCAAGTCCGCCGTCGACTGGATCACGTCGTTCGACACCACTCCGTACCCCTGCAAGGTCGCGGCCGAAGTGCGGGATTTCAGGCCGGAAGACTTCATGACCCAGAAGCGCGCGCGCGAGCTGTGGCGGTTCACGCAGTTCGCGGTAGCCGCGGCTCGGATGGCGGTCCAGGACGCCAAGCTGGACATCACACCGGTGAACAGCGAAAAGATCGGCGCCTGCTTTGGAACGTGCCTCAACGGATTTGAGAAGGTCGAGGAATCATGTGGAATCGTCCAGAGGGAAGGTTATGCGGGGCTCGATCCGTTCACGTGCATCAAGTACTCAACGCACGCGCCCGTAAGCCACGTGTCGATCGACTTAGGGATCCGGGGCCCAGCCATGACCCTTGCGTCAGGCTGTGCCACGGGGTTGGATGTCATAAAGTGGGGATGTGACCGAATAGCCGATGGAACGAGCAATGTAATCATCGCTGGAAGCACAGAGGCACCCCTAAACTCTCTGGCGTTCGCTACGTTTTGTGCGGTTGGCGTACTCTCGAAGGCCCGGCATGATGCCCTGAAGGCCTCTCGACCCTACGATCTTAATCGGGATGGCTTGGTACTCGCAGAGGGCGCTGGCGCAGTGGTGCTTGAGAGCCTAGAGTCTGCCCTGGACCGTGGTGCGCCCATCTACGCAGAGATCACCGGCTACGGGATGACGAGTGAGGCCGCTCATGTTCGGAAGGTCGACTACGCAGGGGCCACTCTTGCAAGGGCGATAAAGAAGGCGTTAGCCAGTGCCGGGGCAGGTCCGGCCGATGTGGACTACATCAACGCACACGGCAACTCAATGCCGGACTACGATGTCTCCGAAACGAATGCATTCAAGGCCGCGTTTGGTCCCCAGGTCTACTCCATTCCCGTCAGTTCCATTAAGTCCATGATCGGCCAGCCCATCGCCGCGAGCGGAATTCTTCAGGCAATCGCGACCGCCCTGACGGTTTCCGAGGGAATTATTCCACCTACGATCAACTACGCGACTCCAGACCCTCAGTGTGACCTTGACTACGTCCCCAATCGGTCTCGCGTCTCTCGGGTAAACCGCGCAATGGCGAATGCTCACTCAGTCGGCGGGACCCATTCGGTACTGATACTTGAGCGGCCGGATTCTTAG
- a CDS encoding aminotransferase class IV codes for MSERYVYMNGRLVPYAEATIHVQSNAVKYGTSVFEGVRAYWSEPRQELFVFRLDEHCRRLLDSLKLMRMEHALTLEELRHSVLETLRKNEYREDVHVRQTAYLAADGNVEATGPTGLAVDARPRKLAGKAALDICVSSWVRIPDGAMPPRIKCSANYQNGRLAFLEAKAGGYDYTVLLNLRGKVSEAPGAAFFVVRGGVPATPPLTADVLESITRATLVQLFREQHGLSVAERDIDRTELCVADEAFFCGSGWEVTPVGSVDRLPLGRPAPGPLTRAIAATYFRAVRGELPEYGGWLTPVYGRI; via the coding sequence ATGAGCGAGCGCTACGTCTACATGAACGGTCGCCTGGTGCCGTACGCCGAGGCCACGATCCATGTGCAGTCCAACGCCGTCAAGTACGGCACGAGCGTCTTCGAGGGGGTGCGCGCCTACTGGAGCGAGCCCCGGCAGGAGCTCTTCGTCTTCCGGCTCGACGAGCACTGCCGGCGGCTCCTCGACTCGCTCAAGCTCATGCGGATGGAGCACGCGCTCACGCTGGAGGAGCTGCGGCACTCCGTCCTCGAGACGCTGCGCAAGAACGAGTACCGGGAGGACGTCCACGTCCGCCAGACGGCCTACCTGGCGGCCGACGGAAACGTGGAGGCCACGGGCCCCACGGGGCTCGCGGTCGACGCGCGCCCGCGGAAGCTGGCGGGCAAGGCGGCGCTCGACATCTGCGTGAGCTCCTGGGTGCGCATCCCCGACGGGGCCATGCCCCCGCGCATCAAGTGCTCGGCCAACTACCAGAACGGACGCCTGGCCTTCCTCGAGGCCAAGGCCGGGGGCTACGACTACACCGTGCTCCTCAACTTGCGCGGGAAGGTCTCCGAGGCCCCGGGCGCGGCGTTCTTCGTGGTGCGCGGGGGGGTGCCCGCGACCCCGCCCCTCACCGCTGATGTGCTGGAGTCCATCACGCGGGCGACCCTCGTGCAGCTCTTCCGCGAGCAGCACGGCCTCAGCGTGGCCGAGCGCGACATCGACCGCACGGAGCTCTGTGTGGCCGACGAGGCCTTCTTCTGCGGCAGCGGCTGGGAGGTGACGCCCGTGGGCTCCGTGGACCGGCTGCCGCTCGGCCGGCCCGCGCCGGGGCCCCTGACGCGCGCGATCGCGGCCACCTACTTCCGGGCAGTGCGCGGGGAGCTGCCCGAGTACGGCGGCTGGCTCACGCCCGTGTACGGGCGGATCTGA
- a CDS encoding sugar kinase produces the protein MGYDLVALGEVLLRLAAPPPHRLERATSLNVQIGGAEANVAAACARLGLRTALISALPADHAWGDRTVRELSSHGVDCAGVVRRPGCRMGLYFLEYGAAPRPVRILYDRRHSAASRMTADEVDWGRLDGARLLHLSGVTAALGDSLRAVLRRAAREAAARNVPISFDVNYRSRLWSPMEARDFSEEMLPALRYLFVGADDAETVFGLRGAPEAVLSGLRARAPRATIALTLGEAGSAVLAGDGVLRPSKLHAVAVVDRVGAGDAYAAGFLWATLTGGAPQRAVDAATALAALKCTIWGDIPLVTRPEVEELLASDSTEIRR, from the coding sequence ATGGGCTACGACTTGGTGGCGCTCGGCGAGGTGCTGCTGCGCCTCGCGGCGCCGCCCCCCCACCGCCTCGAGAGGGCGACCTCTCTGAACGTCCAGATCGGCGGGGCCGAGGCCAACGTGGCAGCGGCCTGTGCCCGGCTCGGGCTCCGGACCGCCCTCATCTCGGCACTGCCGGCGGACCACGCCTGGGGCGACCGGACGGTGCGGGAGCTGTCGAGCCATGGGGTCGACTGCGCGGGGGTGGTCCGCCGCCCCGGCTGCCGCATGGGCCTCTACTTTCTCGAGTACGGCGCCGCGCCCCGTCCGGTCCGGATCCTCTACGACCGGCGCCACTCGGCGGCGAGCCGGATGACCGCCGACGAGGTGGACTGGGGGCGTCTCGACGGCGCCCGGCTGCTGCATCTCTCCGGGGTCACGGCGGCGCTGGGGGATAGCCTCCGCGCGGTGCTGCGCCGCGCGGCGCGGGAGGCGGCCGCCCGGAACGTGCCGATCTCGTTCGACGTCAACTACCGCTCACGCCTCTGGAGCCCGATGGAGGCGCGCGACTTCTCCGAGGAGATGCTGCCCGCCCTGCGCTATCTCTTCGTGGGGGCGGACGACGCCGAGACGGTGTTCGGGCTCCGCGGGGCGCCCGAGGCGGTGCTGAGCGGGCTCCGGGCGCGGGCGCCCCGGGCGACCATCGCGCTGACGCTCGGAGAGGCCGGCTCCGCCGTCCTGGCCGGCGACGGGGTGCTGCGACCGTCGAAGCTCCACGCGGTCGCGGTCGTGGATCGCGTGGGCGCCGGGGACGCGTACGCTGCGGGCTTCCTGTGGGCCACGCTCACTGGAGGCGCGCCGCAGAGGGCGGTGGACGCGGCGACGGCCCTGGCCGCGCTCAAGTGCACGATCTGGGGCGATATCCCGCTCGTGACGCGCCCCGAGGTGGAGGAGCTGCTGGCTTCGGACAGCACCGAGATCCGCCGCTAG
- a CDS encoding diacylglycerol kinase family lipid kinase, protein MGTVIVYNPGAGRSRARGAVVQRMVDALGARGLSAAARATSGAGDATRLAREAALDGAEVVIACGGDGTINEVLQGVVGSTACLGVWPRGTANVLAWEMGLPRRLEAIADVVAAGHTRRVSIGRAGDRYFILMAGIGLDAAVVRRVNPTLKRFLGQGAYWLAALRQLAAWPPLRFCVEADGRVEHATLAVLANAARYGGGLRFAPRARMDDDLFDICLLDSTDRLRLIRYVLGAFSGAHLGLPGVTYLQARRVRAHGAGAPWVQVDGEPAGRLPMEFECVPAAVSVLAPR, encoded by the coding sequence ATGGGCACGGTGATCGTCTACAACCCCGGGGCAGGACGCAGCCGGGCCCGCGGCGCGGTGGTGCAGCGCATGGTGGACGCGCTTGGCGCCCGCGGACTCTCGGCGGCGGCCCGCGCGACGAGCGGGGCCGGGGACGCCACCCGTCTGGCGCGGGAAGCGGCCCTCGATGGCGCGGAGGTGGTCATCGCCTGCGGGGGAGATGGCACCATCAACGAGGTGTTACAGGGGGTCGTCGGATCGACCGCCTGCCTCGGCGTCTGGCCCCGGGGCACGGCCAACGTGCTGGCGTGGGAGATGGGACTGCCGCGGCGCCTCGAGGCGATCGCCGACGTGGTGGCGGCCGGACACACGCGCCGGGTCTCCATCGGGCGCGCGGGCGATCGCTACTTCATCTTGATGGCCGGGATCGGCCTGGATGCTGCCGTCGTGCGCCGGGTGAACCCGACGCTCAAGCGGTTCCTCGGGCAAGGCGCCTACTGGCTCGCCGCACTCCGGCAGCTCGCCGCCTGGCCGCCGCTGCGCTTCTGCGTGGAAGCCGACGGCAGGGTCGAGCACGCGACCCTGGCGGTGCTGGCCAATGCCGCCCGGTACGGCGGGGGGCTCCGCTTCGCTCCCCGGGCGCGCATGGACGACGATCTGTTCGACATCTGCCTCCTGGACTCGACCGACCGGCTCCGGCTGATCCGCTACGTCCTCGGGGCGTTCAGCGGGGCCCACCTCGGGCTGCCCGGGGTCACGTATCTGCAGGCGCGGCGGGTGCGAGCCCACGGGGCGGGAGCGCCGTGGGTCCAGGTGGACGGCGAGCCCGCCGGCCGGCTCCCCATGGAGTTCGAGTGCGTTCCCGCGGCCGTCTCGGTGCTCGCGCCCCGGTGA
- a CDS encoding UvrD-helicase domain-containing protein produces the protein MTTGEAARGVERILEGLNEGQRRAVTHAAGPLLIIAGAGTGKTTVITRRIAHLIATRRARPSEILALTFTDKAAAEMEERVDALVPYGYADVQISTFHAFGDRLIKENALELGLTPDFRVLTRAEQIIFLRDHLFEFPLQHYRPLGDPTRHLQAITSLISRLKDEDVSPEEYLAHAEALLAAAQDDESRLEAEEHLELARVYAQYQILMARLGQVDFGDQIVEALRLFRTRPHVLRRYQGRFRHILVDEFQDTNYAQNQVVELLAAAHKNLTVVADDDQCLPAGTPVETPVGPRPIETLQAGDPVLTAVGKGFLGTAQVSRVLRRERRARFLTVETEGGHRVTVTDNHKMFCYVPRVAKSKTFTYVYLMERRDLGWRIGVTNDLSVRLCLERSADRIVGLRACATDAEARYLEALWSLQYGIPTLPFKPRKGMVVVGEYLDRLFHEVDTRKNADRLACDLGVDLNAHHFTLGAVHRGGQSRVKIIMTMCYRRYSPKGRGRLLKAAQILHGVALETSAPVIVERLRAAGVPLRKARRGWLVRTTSASIREIGLKAEFLRELTEGVLEVRFDAGTANIQHRSALVMPAGNVLPGHALPVVRRNRVVYDRVVRVSEEWRTEPVFDLEVERTHNFIASGIVVHNSIYKWRGAALSNVMEFKEQYPDARDIVLTDNYRCPQEVLDAAYRLIQHNNPDRLEVKYGIAKKLRRALQADAAEGKGPAHLAYDTISSQADAVVDLITRERAAGRPYKDCAILVRANNDAEPFLRALNMRGIPWTFSGNAGLYGRPEIRLLIAFLRAVAHPDDSVSLHYLASSAIYQVPIVDLTKCSTYADRKHRWLFEVLREVPVEVQVSEEGAAVIRRLMADLGRYMELARESPTGELLYQFLLDSGEMTRYAKAPAELEQEVQNVSKFFNRVRDASRVLKYDNVREFVNHLDALIDAGDDPAVAEADTDTPAVHVLTVHKAKGLEWPVVFLVNCVQNKFPSTRRSEPIEMPAPLIRDTLPQGDFHLQEERRLFYVGMTRAKEALYLTSAEDMGGRRKWKVSQFVLEALDLPKDATRPFKARAMEELGRHAPPPAPLSPGLAPIPADQALVVSHKQVDDYQTCPLKYHFIHVLRIPLRQHHAIVYGSALHTAVEFYLRRRAAGNFTSLADFLRAFDDAWRNEGFLTREHEEQRKRAGAEALTRFYHEEEASGEKPTEVEREFGFSLGADRVRGRFDRVDETPEGTVIVDYKSSDVTEQKAADKRARESLQLKIYALAQQVMTGRLPVRVELRFLESGLAGRHAPTARDLAVARAAIEAAAAGIRARRFDPTPGYQVCRYCAYNQICPSTATRE, from the coding sequence GTGACCACCGGGGAGGCCGCGCGCGGGGTCGAGCGGATCCTCGAAGGCCTCAACGAGGGGCAGCGGCGGGCCGTCACCCACGCAGCGGGGCCGCTGCTCATCATCGCCGGCGCGGGTACGGGGAAGACCACGGTCATCACCCGCCGCATCGCCCACCTCATCGCCACCCGCCGGGCCCGCCCCTCGGAGATCCTGGCGCTCACCTTCACGGACAAGGCTGCGGCCGAGATGGAGGAGCGGGTGGACGCGCTCGTCCCCTATGGCTACGCCGACGTGCAGATCTCGACCTTCCACGCCTTCGGCGACCGGCTCATCAAGGAGAACGCGCTGGAGCTGGGGCTCACTCCCGACTTCCGGGTGCTCACGCGGGCCGAGCAGATCATCTTCCTGCGCGATCACCTCTTCGAGTTCCCCCTCCAGCACTACCGGCCGCTGGGCGACCCCACGCGGCACCTCCAGGCGATCACGAGCCTGATCAGCCGGCTGAAGGACGAGGACGTGAGCCCGGAGGAGTACCTGGCCCACGCCGAGGCCCTGCTGGCCGCCGCGCAGGACGACGAGAGCCGGCTCGAGGCCGAGGAGCACCTGGAGCTGGCGCGCGTCTACGCGCAGTACCAGATCCTGATGGCGCGCCTCGGCCAGGTGGACTTTGGCGACCAGATCGTGGAGGCGCTGCGACTCTTCCGCACGCGCCCGCACGTCCTCCGCCGCTACCAGGGGCGCTTCCGCCACATCCTGGTGGACGAGTTCCAGGACACGAACTACGCGCAGAATCAGGTCGTGGAGCTCCTCGCCGCCGCCCACAAGAACCTCACCGTGGTGGCTGACGACGATCAGTGTCTGCCCGCTGGAACGCCGGTGGAGACCCCCGTGGGCCCACGCCCCATTGAGACGCTCCAGGCCGGGGATCCGGTCCTCACCGCCGTCGGGAAGGGGTTCCTCGGGACGGCGCAGGTATCGCGCGTGCTCCGGCGCGAGCGCCGCGCCCGTTTCCTCACCGTGGAGACCGAGGGCGGACACCGCGTGACGGTGACCGACAACCACAAGATGTTCTGCTACGTGCCGCGTGTGGCGAAGTCGAAGACCTTCACCTACGTGTACTTGATGGAGCGGCGCGATCTCGGGTGGCGCATCGGCGTGACCAACGATCTCTCGGTCAGGCTGTGCCTCGAGCGCTCGGCCGACCGGATCGTCGGCCTGCGCGCATGCGCCACGGACGCCGAGGCCCGGTACCTGGAGGCCCTGTGGTCGCTCCAGTACGGCATCCCGACGCTGCCGTTCAAGCCGCGGAAGGGGATGGTGGTGGTCGGAGAGTACCTCGATCGCCTCTTCCACGAGGTCGACACGCGAAAGAACGCCGACCGGCTGGCCTGCGATCTAGGTGTCGATCTGAACGCCCACCATTTCACCCTCGGCGCGGTGCATCGCGGTGGGCAGTCGAGGGTCAAGATCATAATGACGATGTGCTATCGCCGGTACAGCCCGAAGGGGCGGGGGCGGCTCCTCAAGGCCGCCCAGATCCTCCATGGGGTGGCGCTGGAGACCTCCGCTCCAGTCATCGTGGAGCGCCTGCGGGCCGCCGGGGTCCCGCTGCGGAAGGCGAGACGCGGCTGGCTGGTGCGCACCACCAGCGCCTCGATCCGCGAGATCGGGCTCAAGGCCGAGTTCCTCCGCGAGCTGACGGAGGGCGTGCTGGAGGTGCGTTTCGATGCCGGGACGGCGAACATCCAGCACCGCTCGGCGCTGGTGATGCCGGCCGGCAACGTGCTGCCCGGCCATGCGCTGCCGGTGGTCCGCAGGAACCGCGTTGTCTACGATCGCGTCGTAAGGGTCTCGGAGGAGTGGAGAACGGAGCCCGTGTTCGACCTCGAGGTGGAGCGGACTCACAACTTCATAGCCAGCGGGATCGTGGTGCACAATTCGATCTATAAGTGGCGTGGGGCCGCGCTGTCCAACGTCATGGAGTTCAAGGAGCAGTATCCCGACGCGCGGGACATCGTGCTCACGGACAACTACCGCTGCCCGCAGGAGGTGCTGGACGCGGCCTACCGGCTCATCCAGCACAACAATCCCGATCGCCTGGAAGTGAAGTACGGCATCGCGAAGAAGCTACGGCGCGCGCTCCAGGCCGACGCCGCGGAGGGGAAGGGCCCGGCGCACCTCGCCTACGACACGATCTCCTCGCAGGCCGACGCCGTCGTGGACCTCATCACACGGGAGCGCGCGGCCGGGCGTCCGTACAAGGACTGCGCCATCCTGGTGCGGGCGAACAACGATGCCGAGCCCTTCCTGCGCGCGCTCAACATGCGCGGCATCCCCTGGACGTTCTCCGGCAATGCCGGGCTCTACGGCCGCCCGGAGATCCGGCTCCTGATTGCCTTTCTCCGGGCCGTCGCCCATCCCGACGACTCGGTGAGCCTCCATTACCTCGCCTCCTCCGCCATCTACCAGGTGCCGATCGTGGATCTGACGAAGTGCAGCACCTACGCCGATCGGAAACATCGCTGGCTCTTCGAGGTGCTGCGCGAGGTCCCCGTGGAGGTGCAGGTGAGCGAGGAGGGCGCGGCGGTCATCCGGCGCTTGATGGCCGATCTCGGGCGGTACATGGAGCTGGCGCGGGAGAGCCCGACGGGAGAGCTCCTCTACCAGTTCCTCCTGGACTCCGGCGAGATGACCCGGTACGCGAAGGCGCCGGCCGAGCTGGAGCAGGAGGTGCAGAACGTGAGCAAGTTCTTCAACCGGGTCCGGGACGCCTCGCGCGTGCTCAAGTACGACAACGTGCGCGAGTTCGTCAACCACCTGGACGCGCTCATCGACGCGGGCGACGACCCGGCGGTGGCCGAGGCCGACACGGACACGCCCGCGGTCCACGTGCTGACCGTCCACAAGGCCAAGGGGCTCGAGTGGCCCGTGGTCTTCCTCGTCAACTGCGTCCAGAACAAGTTCCCCTCCACCCGGCGGAGCGAGCCCATCGAGATGCCGGCGCCCCTCATCAGGGACACCCTGCCCCAGGGGGACTTTCACCTCCAGGAGGAGCGGCGGCTCTTCTACGTCGGGATGACCCGCGCCAAGGAAGCCCTCTACCTCACCAGCGCCGAGGACATGGGGGGGCGCCGGAAGTGGAAGGTGAGCCAGTTCGTGCTGGAGGCGCTGGATCTCCCCAAGGACGCCACGCGGCCGTTCAAGGCCCGTGCCATGGAGGAGCTGGGGCGGCATGCGCCGCCCCCCGCGCCCCTGTCGCCGGGCCTGGCGCCGATCCCGGCGGACCAGGCGCTGGTGGTGAGCCACAAGCAGGTGGACGACTACCAGACCTGCCCGCTCAAGTACCACTTCATCCACGTGCTGCGGATCCCGCTGCGCCAGCACCACGCGATCGTCTACGGCAGCGCGCTCCACACGGCCGTGGAGTTCTACCTCCGCCGGCGGGCGGCGGGCAACTTCACCTCGCTGGCGGACTTCCTCCGGGCCTTCGACGATGCCTGGCGGAACGAGGGGTTCCTCACGCGCGAGCACGAGGAACAGCGCAAGCGCGCGGGCGCGGAGGCGCTCACGCGCTTCTACCACGAGGAGGAAGCCTCGGGCGAGAAGCCCACGGAGGTGGAGCGCGAGTTCGGGTTCAGCCTCGGGGCCGACCGCGTGCGCGGGCGCTTCGACCGGGTGGACGAGACCCCCGAGGGCACGGTGATCGTGGACTACAAGTCCAGCGACGTGACCGAGCAGAAGGCAGCCGACAAACGCGCGCGCGAGAGCCTCCAGCTCAAGATCTACGCGCTGGCCCAGCAGGTCATGACCGGCCGGCTGCCCGTGCGGGTGGAGCTGCGCTTCCTGGAGTCAGGCCTCGCGGGCCGGCACGCGCCGACGGCCAGGGACCTGGCCGTGGCGCGGGCGGCGATCGAGGCGGCGGCCGCCGGCATCCGCGCGCGCCGGTTCGACCCGACCCCTGGCTACCAGGTCTGCCGCTACTGCGCGTACAATCAGATCTGCCCCAGCACCGCCACGCGCGAGTGA